Proteins from a single region of Abyssalbus ytuae:
- a CDS encoding GyrI-like domain-containing protein, whose product MKKILFVFLFLLFGFLLWYLFLKPYDYLIKFKAGTSPRFVYEGVENWTQTLDSALLSPTTDFRSFSQQIVMNDSTYTYNWKVNPINDSLSVVKVYIKDENHSLANKIAIPFTKSAIEVISKNRLSEFKKGLDAFLKTFRVKIEGQENNPGSFCACISSKSTTKDKAQVMVAGNDIIVPFLYNNGVEIKGKPLVKVTRWNQDDKTIAFDFCFPVTKTDSLPVHEKITYKKIKARKSIKAIFNGNYRFSDRAWYAITDYAQQKNIKLDNNPLEIFHNDPHNGGNAIQWKTEVFIPVKE is encoded by the coding sequence ATGAAAAAAATACTTTTCGTATTTCTCTTTTTACTGTTTGGTTTTCTTCTATGGTATCTATTTTTGAAGCCTTATGATTATCTTATAAAATTTAAAGCAGGCACCTCTCCCCGTTTTGTATACGAAGGCGTTGAAAACTGGACACAAACACTAGATAGTGCTTTGCTATCCCCAACTACAGATTTTCGTTCTTTCAGTCAGCAAATTGTCATGAACGACTCGACTTATACTTATAACTGGAAGGTCAATCCGATAAATGATTCTCTCTCCGTCGTTAAAGTATATATAAAAGATGAAAATCATTCCCTTGCCAATAAAATTGCAATTCCTTTTACTAAATCAGCTATTGAAGTTATTTCAAAAAACAGGTTGTCAGAATTCAAAAAAGGGCTGGATGCTTTTTTAAAAACTTTCCGGGTTAAAATTGAAGGACAGGAAAACAATCCCGGAAGCTTCTGCGCGTGCATTTCATCAAAAAGCACAACAAAAGATAAAGCACAGGTAATGGTTGCCGGCAACGACATAATAGTTCCTTTTTTATATAACAACGGAGTTGAAATAAAAGGAAAGCCTTTAGTTAAAGTAACCCGGTGGAACCAGGATGATAAAACAATTGCTTTTGATTTTTGCTTTCCCGTTACTAAAACAGACTCCCTGCCGGTGCATGAAAAAATCACCTATAAGAAAATTAAAGCCCGCAAAAGTATTAAAGCCATTTTTAACGGCAATTACCGTTTTTCAGACAGGGCATGGTATGCTATTACAGATTATGCCCAACAAAAAAATATAAAACTAGACAACAACCCTTTAGAAATATTCCATAACGATCCTCATAACGGGGGAAATGCCATTCAATGGAAAACCGAAGTGTTTATACCGGTGAAAGAATGA
- a CDS encoding glycoside hydrolase family 26 protein, translating into MKADIILKTFLLSFAATLFLSCQSKHQSNNTKEEVIEEDNSMFVDKHLTKETKELYNKLAKISEKGVAFGHQDATSYGIGWKHNGFPSDSDVKKITGDYPAVFGFEIGQIEWGKPVSLDSVPFDLMKRLIKEAYQNGSIITISWHADNPETNGNSWDNTPAVSKILKGGELRDKFEKYMQNTAEFLLDLKDDNGNLIPVLFRPWHEMTGDWFWWGGKNRTTEEYKMLFKETVELLRDKYSVHNLLYVYSPDKIYHNKEYLENYPGDDWVDIFGIDIYDPGENQYVPMVTNSLELIKYIAASKNKLFAFTETGKETIPVDNWWTNQLYEAVKGSGAVYVLVWRNARKDHHYAPYPGHNSEKDFKEFVNKEDILLQNDIK; encoded by the coding sequence ATGAAGGCTGATATCATACTTAAAACTTTTTTATTGAGCTTTGCTGCCACTCTTTTTTTAAGTTGTCAAAGCAAGCATCAATCAAACAATACGAAAGAAGAGGTTATAGAAGAAGACAACTCCATGTTTGTTGATAAACACCTCACAAAAGAAACAAAAGAATTATATAACAAACTGGCAAAAATCTCTGAAAAAGGTGTGGCATTCGGGCACCAGGATGCAACCTCTTACGGTATAGGATGGAAACATAACGGATTTCCCAGTGACAGCGATGTAAAAAAAATCACTGGGGATTATCCTGCAGTTTTTGGCTTTGAGATAGGGCAGATTGAATGGGGCAAACCCGTGAGCCTGGATTCCGTTCCTTTTGATTTAATGAAAAGGCTTATAAAAGAAGCCTACCAAAACGGCAGTATTATAACCATAAGCTGGCATGCCGATAATCCTGAGACCAATGGAAATTCATGGGACAACACCCCGGCAGTTTCCAAAATACTAAAAGGCGGCGAATTAAGAGATAAATTTGAAAAGTACATGCAAAACACTGCTGAGTTTTTACTGGACCTCAAAGATGATAACGGAAACTTAATTCCCGTACTCTTTCGTCCGTGGCATGAAATGACCGGAGACTGGTTTTGGTGGGGAGGTAAAAACAGGACTACCGAAGAATATAAAATGTTATTTAAGGAAACCGTAGAGTTACTGAGAGATAAATACAGTGTTCACAATTTACTTTATGTCTATTCTCCCGATAAAATATACCACAACAAAGAATATCTTGAAAATTATCCGGGAGATGACTGGGTTGATATTTTTGGCATAGACATTTATGACCCGGGCGAAAATCAATATGTTCCTATGGTGACCAATTCCCTGGAACTTATAAAATATATTGCCGCATCAAAAAATAAACTTTTTGCATTTACCGAAACCGGTAAAGAAACCATCCCCGTAGATAACTGGTGGACAAACCAGTTATATGAAGCTGTAAAAGGTAGTGGAGCCGTGTATGTATTAGTATGGAGAAATGCCAGAAAAGACCATCATTATGCCCCTTACCCGGGTCATAACAGCGAAAAAGACTTTAAAGAATTTGTAAACAAGGAAGATATTCTGCTGCAAAACGATATAAAATAA
- a CDS encoding AGE family epimerase/isomerase, whose product MEKLERLKKSLAQELTNILSYWENNTVDEVNGGFIGHIDYPDKKRFEANKGIILNTRILWSFSAASNFYKSTRYAHLCKRSYDYLKTCFKDNVHGGVYWEVDYKGNPVNKRKQVYAQAFTIYALSEYFLCSQNEEAKQWAVEIFELIQHHASDPEYGGYIEAFTEDWSPVEDMRLSDKDDNEAKTMNTHLHILEAYTTLYKIYPEATVKNALNGLVNIFLDKFLDKNGHLHLFFDEQWNLKSSVYSYGHDIETAWLMIEAAKTTGDKDLIKKTEKAALRITNTFINEAIDKDGAVKNEINFKTGHVDTDRHWWQQAEAIVGLYYAYLINNDEKYIDIAVNIWKFIDKKVIDHTYGEWFWLIDENGNFNPEDEKAGMWKCPYHNSRAAIQLNLK is encoded by the coding sequence ATGGAAAAGTTAGAAAGGTTAAAAAAATCTTTAGCACAAGAGTTAACAAATATTTTAAGTTATTGGGAGAATAATACTGTTGATGAAGTAAACGGAGGTTTTATAGGCCATATCGATTACCCGGATAAAAAAAGGTTTGAAGCCAATAAAGGTATTATCCTTAACACCCGGATTTTGTGGAGTTTTTCAGCCGCTTCCAATTTTTACAAAAGTACCAGGTATGCCCATTTGTGCAAAAGAAGCTACGACTACCTTAAAACCTGTTTTAAAGATAATGTACACGGCGGGGTATATTGGGAAGTAGATTATAAAGGCAATCCTGTAAACAAAAGAAAACAGGTATATGCCCAGGCATTTACCATTTATGCCCTGTCAGAATATTTTTTGTGTTCCCAAAATGAAGAAGCAAAGCAATGGGCTGTTGAAATTTTTGAACTTATTCAACACCATGCTTCAGACCCTGAATACGGGGGTTACATTGAAGCCTTTACAGAAGACTGGTCGCCTGTGGAAGATATGCGTTTAAGTGATAAAGATGATAATGAAGCCAAAACAATGAATACGCATTTACACATCCTCGAAGCCTATACTACTTTATACAAAATATACCCGGAGGCCACAGTAAAAAATGCCCTTAACGGCCTGGTAAACATTTTCCTGGATAAATTTCTGGATAAAAACGGTCATCTTCATCTGTTTTTTGACGAACAATGGAATTTAAAAAGCTCGGTTTACTCCTATGGCCACGACATTGAAACCGCCTGGTTAATGATAGAGGCAGCCAAAACTACAGGCGATAAGGATTTAATAAAAAAAACAGAAAAAGCCGCATTACGCATTACCAACACTTTTATAAATGAAGCTATAGACAAAGACGGGGCTGTAAAAAATGAAATCAATTTTAAAACCGGCCATGTGGATACTGACAGGCATTGGTGGCAGCAAGCCGAAGCAATTGTTGGCCTGTATTATGCTTATTTAATAAATAATGATGAAAAATATATTGATATAGCCGTTAACATCTGGAAGTTCATAGATAAAAAAGTAATTGATCATACCTACGGAGAATGGTTTTGGTTAATTGATGAAAACGGAAATTTTAACCCGGAAGACGAAAAAGCAGGTATGTGGAAATGCCCCTATCATAACAGCAGGGCTGCCATTCAACTTAACCTGAAATAA
- a CDS encoding glycoside hydrolase 5 family protein, with translation MKSFVPLVLVILSTVISCKNSSANKGALTQLKDTLKEPELITVKGNQFYKGSKPYYFVGANYWYGPLLAAKDSAGKERLKKELDLLKSYGIDNLRVLVGAEGGTNDYTVRPALQYEQGKYNEALLNGLDYFMAQMRKRNMYAVLYMNNNWEWSGGMAQYLSWNGYGNVPIPNLPGYTWPQYMEYTEQFHSCEPCMEAFRNHIKFIMGRTNKYTGIKYTDDNTVMSWQVANEPRVFSQKHEAAFTKWLNETVNLIDSLDSKHLVSTGGEGAAGYLWDINLFERTHTNPKIDYLTMHMWPYNWGWYKEGEEGKLLEDATVKAKEYIANHTQLAAKMNKPIVMSEFGLPRAQERLFPDSDTRNRDTFYSSLFSLLTESYTHKNSLAGYNFWGFGGYGKSAGRPEGKWQPGDDFMADPPQEPQGFNNVFATDTSTLKMIKEYNIQVGNM, from the coding sequence GTGAAAAGTTTTGTCCCCCTGGTGCTTGTCATCTTAAGCACTGTTATTTCATGTAAAAATTCTTCAGCAAACAAAGGAGCTTTAACACAGCTAAAAGACACTCTCAAAGAACCTGAACTGATAACGGTAAAAGGAAATCAATTTTATAAAGGTAGTAAACCTTACTATTTTGTAGGTGCCAATTACTGGTACGGCCCGTTACTTGCTGCCAAAGATTCTGCCGGAAAAGAAAGATTGAAAAAAGAGCTCGATCTGCTAAAATCTTATGGAATTGATAACCTACGTGTTTTGGTAGGAGCCGAAGGAGGCACGAACGATTATACCGTACGCCCGGCCCTGCAATATGAACAGGGAAAATACAATGAAGCCCTGTTAAACGGCCTGGACTATTTTATGGCGCAAATGCGAAAAAGAAACATGTATGCAGTTTTATATATGAATAACAATTGGGAATGGAGCGGTGGCATGGCTCAATATTTAAGCTGGAACGGATATGGAAATGTACCCATACCCAACCTGCCCGGGTATACATGGCCTCAATATATGGAATATACCGAGCAATTTCACAGTTGCGAACCCTGCATGGAAGCTTTTCGTAACCATATAAAATTCATTATGGGAAGAACCAATAAATACACCGGAATAAAATATACCGATGATAACACGGTAATGTCCTGGCAGGTGGCTAACGAACCCCGTGTGTTTTCACAAAAGCATGAAGCGGCCTTTACAAAATGGCTGAATGAAACAGTGAATTTAATTGATTCGTTAGACAGCAAACACCTGGTATCAACCGGGGGCGAAGGCGCTGCAGGATATTTGTGGGACATCAACTTATTTGAAAGAACCCATACCAACCCCAAAATTGATTATTTAACCATGCATATGTGGCCTTATAACTGGGGATGGTATAAAGAAGGCGAAGAAGGGAAATTACTGGAAGATGCCACTGTAAAAGCAAAAGAATATATTGCTAACCATACGCAACTGGCTGCTAAAATGAACAAACCCATTGTGATGTCTGAATTTGGTTTGCCAAGAGCACAGGAACGTTTATTTCCCGATTCTGACACCCGCAACCGGGATACATTTTACAGTAGTCTGTTTTCATTACTAACCGAGAGCTATACCCATAAAAATTCTTTGGCCGGTTATAACTTCTGGGGATTTGGCGGCTATGGAAAATCCGCCGGAAGGCCGGAAGGGAAATGGCAGCCGGGAGACGATTTTATGGCAGACCCACCCCAGGAACCCCAGGGCTTTAACAATGTTTTTGCTACAGATACCTCCACCCTTAAAATGATAAAAGAATATAATATTCAGGTAGGAAACATGTAA
- a CDS encoding thioredoxin domain-containing protein — MTFSRLLLVLILTLIIYGCKNKATGDYKYTNELIKESSPYLLQHAHNPVNWKPWSKETLVQAKKEDRPIIISVGYSSCHWCHVMAHESFEDEEVAQLMNDNFINIKIDREERPDVDQVYMNAVQLMNNGHGGWPLNVIALPDGRPFYGGTYYTKEQWTETLKKTLHLFKNERERTEEFANRLREGIKQVSLIEPVKNTEAVSDSTLTSMFGNWKKFWDRENGGLIGDQKFMMPGHYEFLLRLGVQNNDKETLEYVKHTLDIIALRGVYDHVGGGFYRYSTDSKWKIPHFEKMLYDNAQLVSMYAKAYSYFGEELYLERIEETLDFIEREMTSPEGLFYTALDADSDGEEGKYYIWTTEELQKILGEDFNLFSGYYSANNNGLWEEGKYVLQQGNLKDDFIQQHSLTPEDFEKKTELWKKVLLEERQKRIKPGLDNKALASWNGLMIKAYVDAYKVSQNESYLKKAERAMSFILDNFIDNEGEIYHSYISGKTSISGFADDYAYIAKACISLYEVTFNTAYLSKAKDLTDKAINLFPDEKTGLFYYSHEENLISGVIKVDDGVIPSPNSVMADNLFKLSHYFDDTSYKERAVKMLLVIRGDMEKYGGSYSNWGQLLLNNLKPFYEIVIVGGGAKEKTLKLYKKYIPNAVFAGSVTDNNMPLLQNRFVEGKTYIYVCRNRVCKLPVTEVEKAVSQLE, encoded by the coding sequence ATGACATTTAGCCGGCTCCTTTTAGTATTAATTTTAACTCTTATAATTTACGGGTGCAAAAATAAGGCCACAGGTGATTATAAATATACCAACGAACTGATTAAAGAGAGCAGCCCTTATTTATTACAACACGCACATAACCCTGTAAACTGGAAACCCTGGAGCAAAGAAACACTGGTGCAGGCTAAAAAAGAGGATAGGCCCATCATAATTTCGGTAGGATATTCTTCCTGTCACTGGTGTCATGTAATGGCTCATGAAAGTTTTGAAGATGAAGAAGTGGCTCAACTCATGAATGATAATTTTATAAATATTAAAATAGACAGGGAAGAAAGGCCGGATGTGGACCAGGTATATATGAATGCAGTTCAGCTAATGAACAACGGCCATGGCGGGTGGCCTTTAAATGTGATTGCTTTGCCCGATGGCAGGCCTTTTTACGGGGGAACATATTATACAAAAGAACAATGGACGGAAACCCTGAAAAAAACCCTGCATCTTTTTAAAAATGAGCGGGAACGTACAGAGGAGTTTGCTAACAGGCTCCGCGAAGGAATAAAACAGGTAAGTTTAATTGAGCCTGTAAAAAATACTGAAGCAGTATCCGATTCCACTCTTACCTCTATGTTTGGGAACTGGAAAAAATTCTGGGACAGGGAAAACGGAGGCTTAATCGGAGATCAAAAATTCATGATGCCCGGTCATTACGAATTTTTGCTCAGGCTGGGAGTTCAAAATAACGACAAAGAAACGCTTGAATATGTAAAGCATACGCTGGATATTATAGCACTGCGGGGAGTTTACGACCATGTTGGAGGGGGTTTTTACAGGTATTCTACCGATAGCAAATGGAAAATACCCCATTTTGAAAAAATGCTGTACGACAATGCCCAACTGGTAAGTATGTATGCAAAAGCGTATTCATATTTTGGTGAGGAACTTTATTTAGAAAGGATTGAAGAGACGCTTGATTTTATTGAAAGGGAAATGACATCACCCGAAGGCTTGTTCTATACGGCTCTTGATGCCGACAGTGACGGGGAAGAAGGCAAGTACTATATTTGGACTACTGAAGAACTGCAAAAAATATTGGGAGAGGATTTTAATCTTTTTTCCGGTTATTATTCCGCTAACAATAACGGACTTTGGGAAGAAGGTAAATATGTACTTCAGCAAGGCAATTTGAAGGACGATTTTATTCAACAGCATTCCTTAACTCCTGAGGACTTTGAAAAGAAAACAGAACTCTGGAAAAAAGTATTGCTTGAAGAAAGGCAGAAAAGAATAAAACCGGGCCTTGATAATAAAGCGCTGGCTTCATGGAATGGTTTAATGATAAAGGCATATGTTGATGCTTATAAAGTTTCTCAAAACGAATCCTATTTAAAGAAAGCTGAAAGGGCGATGAGCTTTATACTGGATAATTTTATAGATAATGAAGGGGAAATTTATCATTCTTATATCTCGGGAAAAACAAGTATATCCGGATTTGCAGACGACTATGCCTATATTGCCAAAGCCTGTATTTCCTTATATGAGGTAACGTTTAATACCGCATATTTAAGTAAAGCCAAAGACCTTACAGATAAAGCCATTAACCTGTTTCCTGATGAAAAGACGGGATTGTTTTATTATAGCCATGAAGAAAATTTAATCTCCGGGGTTATTAAGGTGGATGACGGGGTAATACCTTCTCCCAATTCGGTTATGGCCGATAATTTGTTTAAGCTCAGTCATTATTTTGATGATACATCATATAAAGAAAGGGCAGTAAAAATGCTGTTGGTTATCAGGGGTGATATGGAAAAGTACGGCGGAAGCTATAGTAACTGGGGGCAATTACTGCTTAATAATTTGAAGCCCTTTTATGAAATTGTTATTGTGGGAGGGGGGGCTAAAGAAAAAACATTGAAATTATACAAAAAGTATATACCTAATGCAGTGTTTGCAGGGTCAGTAACCGATAACAATATGCCTCTTTTACAAAACAGGTTTGTAGAAGGAAAAACCTATATTTATGTATGCCGTAACCGGGTTTGTAAGCTGCCGGTAACAGAAGTGGAAAAGGCAGTATCCCAACTGGAGTAA
- a CDS encoding virulence RhuM family protein, whose amino-acid sequence MSKKKDNKDEKSLIRSSTAEYLTFIAATGEGGVDAIYSDENVWLTQKMMGTLYNVETHTVNYHLKKIFSDSELDENSVIRNFRITAKDGKSYDTKHYNLSAIIAVGYKVNSERAVLFRKWATQIVQEFTIKGFAMDDERLKNGGTILGKKYFEEQLQRIREIRLSERKFYQKITDIYVTAIDYDVTAKATKRFFATVQNKLHWAIHGQTAAEVIVNRANHQKENMGLTTWKDAPKGKIQKFDVSVAKNYLSENEMQQLQRLVSAYLDIAEDMAIRQIPMTMEDWETRLNRFIEATDRKILQNAGKVTAEIAKVHAESQFEKYRIIQDRLFESDFDRIVKKQLPPKKD is encoded by the coding sequence ATGAGCAAAAAGAAAGATAATAAAGACGAAAAATCATTAATCCGTTCTTCCACCGCTGAGTACCTGACCTTTATTGCAGCTACCGGAGAAGGCGGTGTAGATGCCATTTATTCTGATGAAAATGTATGGCTGACACAAAAAATGATGGGTACGCTTTATAATGTAGAAACGCATACCGTGAATTATCATCTCAAAAAGATTTTTTCAGATAGTGAATTGGATGAAAATTCAGTTATTCGAAATTTTCGAATAACTGCCAAAGACGGTAAAAGTTATGACACAAAACACTATAATCTTTCAGCCATTATTGCTGTGGGATATAAAGTAAACTCAGAGCGAGCTGTACTATTTCGCAAATGGGCCACACAAATAGTGCAAGAGTTTACTATTAAAGGTTTTGCTATGGATGACGAGCGTCTTAAAAATGGCGGCACTATTCTCGGTAAAAAATATTTTGAAGAACAGCTACAACGGATAAGGGAAATTCGCTTGAGCGAACGAAAATTCTATCAGAAAATAACTGATATTTATGTAACAGCCATTGATTATGATGTAACGGCTAAGGCAACCAAACGTTTTTTTGCCACCGTACAAAATAAATTGCATTGGGCAATACACGGTCAAACAGCAGCGGAAGTTATTGTAAACAGGGCCAACCATCAAAAAGAAAATATGGGATTGACCACCTGGAAAGATGCTCCAAAAGGCAAAATCCAAAAATTTGATGTGAGCGTGGCTAAGAATTATTTATCCGAAAATGAAATGCAGCAACTACAACGGTTAGTTTCGGCATATTTAGATATTGCAGAAGATATGGCTATTAGGCAAATTCCAATGACAATGGAAGATTGGGAGACTCGATTAAATAGGTTCATAGAAGCCACCGATAGAAAAATTTTACAAAACGCGGGCAAGGTAACAGCAGAAATAGCTAAAGTACATGCAGAAAGCCAATTTGAAAAATATAGAATTATACAAGACCGATTGTTTGAAAGTGATTTTGATAGAATCGTCAAAAAACAACTTCCTCCCAAAAAAGATTGA
- the pafA gene encoding alkaline phosphatase PafA translates to MKRYILILFLFFSVYGLKSQSKSPEPYVKPKLVVGIVVDQMRYDYLTRFWGKYGNGGFKRLVNEGFNCKNNHFNYVPTYTGPGHASIYTGTTPAVHGIIANNWYDKTIDKKVYCAGDENVLQIGTESKAERMSPHRMLTTTMTDQLRLATQMQSKVIGISIKDRGAILPAGHTANAAFWFHGKDEGVWVSSSHYMNELPKWVVKFNKSDAAEKYKKTWNTLYDIKSYKESGTDKNDFEGFFKGETLNVFPHELDKIWDKNSGFDIIKTSPFGNSITADFAIAALDGEQLGKDNITDFLAVSFSSTDYVGHAFGVNSVEVEDTYLRLDQDLERLLLALDNKVGKGEYTVFLTADHGAVQVPSYLQSLKIPAGYFDTSEFLVKLDSFLLKKFNTSHLIKNISNNQIFLDHDVLESNHLNVEELEYAIAGEIIKYKGIAEVYTAREMKFNSYSGGIKKLLQNGFNHKRSGDVLVVFQPAVIDYNKTGSTHGSGFNYDTHVPLLFFGKGIKKGATYEQTEITDIAPTICSLLGIAFPNGTTGKTISAVIK, encoded by the coding sequence ATGAAAAGGTATATTCTTATTTTATTTTTATTTTTTTCTGTTTACGGTTTAAAATCCCAGTCAAAATCACCCGAACCTTATGTAAAACCCAAACTTGTGGTGGGTATAGTGGTAGACCAGATGAGGTATGATTATTTAACCAGGTTTTGGGGTAAATATGGAAATGGGGGCTTTAAAAGGCTGGTAAATGAAGGTTTTAACTGCAAGAACAACCATTTTAATTATGTACCTACCTATACCGGGCCCGGCCATGCGTCAATTTACACAGGCACTACGCCAGCAGTACACGGTATTATAGCTAATAACTGGTATGATAAAACTATTGATAAGAAAGTTTACTGTGCAGGAGATGAAAATGTATTGCAAATAGGGACAGAGAGTAAAGCAGAGAGAATGTCGCCTCACAGAATGCTCACCACTACCATGACCGACCAGCTGAGGCTGGCTACCCAGATGCAAAGTAAAGTTATAGGAATTTCCATTAAAGACCGTGGTGCCATATTACCTGCAGGCCATACGGCAAATGCTGCTTTTTGGTTTCATGGTAAAGATGAAGGAGTGTGGGTGTCCAGTTCTCATTATATGAACGAATTGCCTAAGTGGGTGGTTAAGTTTAACAAATCGGATGCGGCTGAAAAGTACAAAAAAACATGGAATACTTTATATGATATTAAAAGCTATAAGGAGAGCGGAACCGATAAGAATGATTTTGAAGGTTTCTTTAAGGGGGAAACTTTAAACGTATTTCCGCATGAGCTTGATAAGATATGGGATAAAAACAGCGGATTTGATATAATTAAAACCAGTCCTTTTGGAAACAGTATTACGGCCGATTTTGCCATAGCTGCCCTGGATGGTGAACAGTTGGGTAAAGATAATATAACCGACTTTCTTGCCGTGAGCTTTTCCAGTACCGATTATGTTGGGCATGCCTTTGGGGTGAATTCTGTTGAAGTGGAAGATACTTATTTAAGACTGGACCAGGACCTGGAAAGACTTTTGCTTGCACTTGATAACAAAGTGGGAAAAGGTGAATACACTGTTTTCTTAACGGCCGATCATGGTGCAGTACAAGTTCCTTCTTACCTGCAATCTTTAAAAATACCTGCAGGGTATTTTGATACATCGGAATTCCTGGTAAAACTCGATAGTTTTTTACTTAAAAAGTTTAATACATCACACCTTATAAAGAATATTTCCAATAACCAGATTTTTTTAGATCATGATGTGTTGGAAAGCAATCATCTGAATGTTGAAGAGCTTGAATATGCCATTGCAGGTGAAATTATTAAATATAAAGGTATTGCCGAAGTATATACAGCCAGGGAGATGAAGTTTAACAGTTATTCCGGCGGAATAAAAAAACTGTTACAAAACGGGTTTAATCATAAGAGGTCGGGAGATGTACTCGTGGTTTTTCAACCCGCAGTAATAGATTATAATAAAACAGGCTCTACCCATGGGTCAGGGTTTAATTATGACACTCATGTTCCTCTTTTATTTTTTGGAAAAGGCATAAAAAAGGGAGCAACGTATGAGCAAACCGAAATAACCGACATAGCTCCCACTATTTGTTCATTACTGGGTATTGCTTTTCCTAATGGTACCACAGGAAAGACAATAAGTGCGGTAATAAAATAG
- a CDS encoding MlaE family ABC transporter permease, translated as MNYFESIGNYFLMIKKVFNKPTKWGIMKTLILKEIDDLIFGSLGIIVFISFFVGGVVAIQTALNIDNPFIPKYLVGFATRQSVILEFAPTFTSIIMAGKVGSYITSSIGTMRVTEQIDALEVMGVNSLNYLVFPKIIALLLYPFVIAIAMYLGIFGGWAAAVLGAYSTSSEFIQGIQIDFKPFHVVYAFLKTGVFAFILATIPSYHGFYMKGGALEVGKASTTSFVWTSVAIIVINYLLTQMLLG; from the coding sequence ATGAACTATTTTGAAAGTATAGGCAACTATTTTTTAATGATTAAAAAGGTTTTTAACAAACCTACCAAATGGGGTATTATGAAAACCCTCATTCTTAAAGAAATTGATGACCTTATTTTCGGGTCGTTGGGGATTATAGTTTTTATATCCTTTTTTGTGGGGGGTGTTGTAGCTATACAAACAGCCCTTAATATAGACAACCCTTTTATTCCCAAATACCTGGTAGGGTTTGCCACCAGGCAATCGGTAATTTTAGAATTTGCACCTACCTTTACTTCTATTATCATGGCAGGTAAAGTGGGTTCTTACATTACTTCCAGTATTGGTACCATGAGGGTAACCGAACAAATAGATGCCCTGGAGGTAATGGGGGTAAATTCTTTAAATTACCTCGTTTTTCCAAAAATAATAGCATTGCTGTTGTACCCTTTTGTAATAGCAATAGCTATGTACCTGGGTATTTTCGGGGGCTGGGCCGCCGCTGTTTTGGGAGCTTACAGTACAAGCTCAGAATTTATACAGGGTATTCAAATAGATTTTAAACCTTTTCACGTTGTATATGCTTTTCTTAAAACCGGGGTATTTGCTTTTATTTTAGCTACCATCCCGTCATACCACGGATTTTACATGAAAGGCGGAGCCCTGGAGGTGGGCAAAGCCAGTACTACCTCGTTTGTATGGACCAGTGTGGCTATTATTGTAATTAATTATTTACTAACCCAAATGCTTTTAGGATAA
- a CDS encoding ABC transporter ATP-binding protein, giving the protein MIVVEDLHKSFGDAYVLKGISTTFEKGKTNLIIGQSGSGKTVFLKSLLGLFIPDQGKIIYDGKPYFDMDDDEKIELRQKMGMVFQGSALFDSMTVEENVMFPLKMFSKKPMDEMRERADFVLKRVNLPDAHKKYPAEISGGMQKRVAIARAIVNKPKYLFCDEPNSGLDPNTAIIIDNLIHEITREYDITTIINTHDMNSVMEIGEKIVFLKNGVKEWEGTKDEIFKTDNEAVTNFVYSSELFKKVRQMYIEEKN; this is encoded by the coding sequence ATGATTGTAGTTGAAGATTTACATAAATCGTTTGGTGATGCTTATGTGCTAAAAGGTATTTCAACCACTTTTGAAAAAGGAAAAACCAACCTTATAATCGGGCAGAGTGGCTCGGGTAAAACCGTATTTCTAAAATCTCTTTTAGGGTTATTTATTCCCGACCAGGGTAAAATAATTTATGATGGAAAGCCTTATTTTGATATGGATGATGATGAGAAAATTGAATTAAGGCAAAAAATGGGCATGGTGTTTCAGGGAAGTGCTTTGTTTGACTCAATGACAGTGGAAGAAAATGTAATGTTCCCCTTAAAAATGTTTTCTAAAAAGCCTATGGATGAAATGAGGGAACGAGCCGATTTTGTACTGAAAAGGGTAAACTTACCCGATGCACACAAAAAATACCCTGCCGAAATATCGGGAGGGATGCAAAAAAGGGTGGCTATTGCCAGGGCTATTGTAAATAAACCCAAATATTTGTTTTGTGACGAACCCAATTCGGGTCTGGACCCTAATACAGCCATAATAATTGATAATCTTATACATGAAATAACCCGGGAGTATGATATTACTACCATTATAAATACTCACGATATGAACTCGGTTATGGAAATAGGGGAAAAAATAGTTTTCCTTAAAAACGGGGTTAAAGAATGGGAAGGTACAAAAGATGAGATCTTTAAAACCGACAATGAAGCCGTGACCAATTTTGTTTATTCTTCCGAACTGTTCAAAAAAGTACGGCAAATGTATATTGAGGAAAAGAATTAA